From Cannabis sativa cultivar Pink pepper isolate KNU-18-1 chromosome 8, ASM2916894v1, whole genome shotgun sequence, a single genomic window includes:
- the LOC115698590 gene encoding uncharacterized protein LOC115698590 isoform X2: MALAPNLSLTLDLCNSAMAACKTLVRTSFSSIASTLRRSSSISVLPNSPTLCFFSTPLSSNNNRQGLRLVNQHRSPSRNYASISVESVDSNDGDEAEFETLTQEDTVEHLLTHKDDVVQLMKMERRRIDFEQQPSSGGGGGWFPYLDRFKCGNSSYLSSGEVLEALGPHIMDSRKERFRNVVRNRSYSVCLVVEGLTDFGNVSAAFRSADALGFQSVHVVACDSSKRYRENRHVSMGAEKWLDIELWDTIEECFEALKLRGYRIATTHVGMDAVSVYDMNWSSPTAIVVGNESKLLKISLNY; this comes from the exons ATGGCTTTGGCGCCaaatctctctctcactcttgaTCTCTGCAACTCTGCAATGGCGGCCTGCAAAACCCTAGTCCGAACATCGTTCTCCTCCATAGCTTCCACTCTCCGAAGATCGTCCTCCATCTCTGTACTACCCAATTCACCCACTCTCTGCTTCTTCTCAACTCCCCTTTCCTCTAACAACAACCGTCAAGGTTTAAGATTAGTGAACCAGCACAGATCTCCTTCGAGAAATTACGCCTCTATTTCAGTCGAATCGGTCGATTCAAACGACGGCGACGAGGCTGAATTCGAAACTTTAACACAAGAGGACACCGTGGAGCATTTGCTCACTCATAAAGACGATGTCGTACAGCTAATGAAGATGGAACGACGGCGTATTGATTTCGAACAACAACCGTCCAGTGGTGGCGGTGGTGGGTGGTTTCCGTACTTGGATCGATTCAAGTGCGGGAACTCGTCGTACCTTAGCAGCGGTGAAGTACTGGAAGCATTGGGACCACACATAATGGATTCGAGGAAGGAGAGGTTTAGGAATGTGGTGAGGAATCGGAGCTACTCGGTTTGTCTTGTGGTGGAAGGTCTCACTGATTTTGGAAACGTTTCGGCTGCGTTTAGATCCGCCGATGCTCTCGGGTTTCAGTCCGTTCATGTCGTCGCCTGCGATAGCTCCAAAAG GTACAGAGAAAATCGCCATGTTAGCATGGGAGCAGAGAAATGGTTGGATATTGAATTATGGGATACCATTGAAGAGTGTTTTGAGGCTCTCAAATTGCGTGGTTATCGAATTGCCACTACTCATGTTGGAATGGATGCG GTTTCTGTTTATGATATGAATTGGTCTTCTCCAACTGCAATAGTAGTCGGCAATGAAAGCAA GCTGTTAAAAATTtctctaaactattga
- the LOC115698590 gene encoding uncharacterized protein LOC115698590 isoform X1: MALAPNLSLTLDLCNSAMAACKTLVRTSFSSIASTLRRSSSISVLPNSPTLCFFSTPLSSNNNRQGLRLVNQHRSPSRNYASISVESVDSNDGDEAEFETLTQEDTVEHLLTHKDDVVQLMKMERRRIDFEQQPSSGGGGGWFPYLDRFKCGNSSYLSSGEVLEALGPHIMDSRKERFRNVVRNRSYSVCLVVEGLTDFGNVSAAFRSADALGFQSVHVVACDSSKRYRENRHVSMGAEKWLDIELWDTIEECFEALKLRGYRIATTHVGMDAVSVYDMNWSSPTAIVVGNESKGISDEALALSDLHCSIPMNGMVDSFNVSVAAGILMHHAVCDRTSRLGCHGDLTPKESQILLAEFSLRHSRSSINIAYEYAKRKPPLLTPKL, encoded by the exons ATGGCTTTGGCGCCaaatctctctctcactcttgaTCTCTGCAACTCTGCAATGGCGGCCTGCAAAACCCTAGTCCGAACATCGTTCTCCTCCATAGCTTCCACTCTCCGAAGATCGTCCTCCATCTCTGTACTACCCAATTCACCCACTCTCTGCTTCTTCTCAACTCCCCTTTCCTCTAACAACAACCGTCAAGGTTTAAGATTAGTGAACCAGCACAGATCTCCTTCGAGAAATTACGCCTCTATTTCAGTCGAATCGGTCGATTCAAACGACGGCGACGAGGCTGAATTCGAAACTTTAACACAAGAGGACACCGTGGAGCATTTGCTCACTCATAAAGACGATGTCGTACAGCTAATGAAGATGGAACGACGGCGTATTGATTTCGAACAACAACCGTCCAGTGGTGGCGGTGGTGGGTGGTTTCCGTACTTGGATCGATTCAAGTGCGGGAACTCGTCGTACCTTAGCAGCGGTGAAGTACTGGAAGCATTGGGACCACACATAATGGATTCGAGGAAGGAGAGGTTTAGGAATGTGGTGAGGAATCGGAGCTACTCGGTTTGTCTTGTGGTGGAAGGTCTCACTGATTTTGGAAACGTTTCGGCTGCGTTTAGATCCGCCGATGCTCTCGGGTTTCAGTCCGTTCATGTCGTCGCCTGCGATAGCTCCAAAAG GTACAGAGAAAATCGCCATGTTAGCATGGGAGCAGAGAAATGGTTGGATATTGAATTATGGGATACCATTGAAGAGTGTTTTGAGGCTCTCAAATTGCGTGGTTATCGAATTGCCACTACTCATGTTGGAATGGATGCG GTTTCTGTTTATGATATGAATTGGTCTTCTCCAACTGCAATAGTAGTCGGCAATGAAAGCAA GGGAATAAGTGATGAGGCCCTGGCGTTATCAGATTTGCACTGTAGCATTCCAATGAATGGGATGGTTGACTCATTCAATGTCTCAGTTGCTGCAGGCATCCTTATGCACCATGCTGTTTGTGACAGAACTTCTCGCCTG GGCTGTCACGGTGATCTTACCCCGAAAGAAAGTCAAATTCTACTTGCAGAATTCTCTTTGCGTCATAGCAGAAGTTCAATTAACATTGCTTATGAGTATGCAAAGAGGAAGCCACCTCTCCTTACCCCGAAGCTTTGA
- the LOC115699562 gene encoding UDP-glycosyltransferase 708G1: MSTSNLNPHIALLPSAGMGHLTPFIRLIPLLTSHNVKITVITPHPTLSISESESLSELFTSFPQVTRKQLHLPLPPLDDEPSSKSQDPFYNRFEVIRRSSHLLLPLLSSLSPPLSALITDMSLASTVIPITNSLQLPNYIFFTSSAKMLSLFLSFHALDDPKAKDFIEISGFEPIPKSWIPPPLLDDANNAMKIYFTECGKKMKESSGILVNTYESIEGESLKAFNSLPPVIAIGPLPPIKFERNQSLAWLDDQPAESVLYVSFGSRTAISREQIKALADGLVKSGKRFLWVVKDKKVDRDDETELVDLIGEELMERVKEKGMVVKNWLNQEEVLSHPAVGWFLSHCGWNSLTEAIWHGVPMLLWPQHGDQKINADLVERIGVGMWAKSWGWGDSVVVVKGDEIADTVREMTGNEFFRLRAAQVQDDARKAFGEGGSSYDRLNDLVDSWKCSPDL, encoded by the coding sequence ATGTCAACCTCTAATCTAAACCCTCATATAGCTCTTCTTCCAAGTGCTGGTATGGGCCATTTAACACCCTTTATTCGTCTCATACCTTTACTAACATCACACAACGTAAAAATCACTGTCATCACTCCACATCCCACCCTATCAATTTCAGAATCAGAGAGTTTATCTGAATTGTTCACTAGTTTTCCTCAAGTCACTAGAAAACAACTTCATCTACCCCTTCCTCCACTTGATGATGAGCCTTCATCAAAATCCCAAGACCCTTTTTACAACCGTTTCGAAGTGATTCGCCGCTCTTCTCACCTTCTTTTGCCTCTCCTCTCTTCACTCTCTCCACCACTTTCTGCTCTTATCACAGACATGAGCTTGGCCTCAACCGTTATTCCCATAACTAACTCTCTTCAACTTCCTAACTACATATTCTTCACATCATCAGCCAAGATGTTAAGTCTTTTCTTATCCTTCCACGCCCTTGATGACCCGAAAGCAAAAGACTTTATCGAAATTTCGGGGTTTGAACCAATACCCAAATCGTGGATTCCCCCACCACTTCTTGATGACGCCAATAACGCTATGAAGATTTATTTCACCGAGTGTGGTAAGAAAATGAAAGAATCAAGTGGAATTCTGGTAAACACGTATGAAAGTATAGAAGGCGAGTCGCTGAAAGCGTTTAATAGCTTACCGCCAGTGATCGCCATTGGGCCGCTTCCTCCAATTAAGTTCGAGAGGAACCAATCTTTGGCATGGCTTGATGATCAGCCAGCTGAGTCTGTGTTGTATGTCAGCTTTGGAAGTAGAACAGCCATATCAAGAGAGCAAATCAAGGCGTTGGCTGATGGTTTAGTGAAGAGCGGTAAACGGTTTTTGTGGGTGGTTAAGGATAAGAAAGTTGATCGAGACGATGAAACTGAATTAGTAGACTTAATTGGAGAAGAGTTGATGGAGAGAGTGAAGGAAAAGGGAATGGTAGTAAAGAATTGGTTGAACCAAGAGGAAGTTCTAAGCCACCCTGCAGTTGGTTGGTTTTTAAGTCATTGTGGTTGGAATTCACTCACTGAAGCTATATGGCATGGTGTGCCTATGTTGCTATGGCCTCAACATGGGGACCAAAAGATCAATGCAGATTTGGTGGAGAGAATTGGAGTTGGAATGTGGGCTAAGAGTTGGGGATGGGGTGATTCGGTGGTCGTCGTTAAAGGAGATGAAATTGCAGACACGGTGAGAGAGATGACAGGGAATGAGTTCTTTCGATTACGAGCTGCACAGGTTCAAGATGATGCTAGGAAGGCTTTTGGTGAAGGTGGGAGTTCATATGATAGACTTAATGATCTCGTTGACTCCTGGAAATGTTCACCAGATTTATGA